The Mauremys reevesii isolate NIE-2019 linkage group 22, ASM1616193v1, whole genome shotgun sequence genomic interval CCTgcaccgggtgaggggtccctgtgtaccctgcaccccgacccagGGCGGGCCCATATACCCAGCTctggcaccccaccccagaggagctgcctcatcgcagtgggggaggggtcccCGTGTACCCACTGCCTGACCCGGTCTCCATCTCTCCCCCGCAGGGCGTGGAGGGCACCGGCCTGGCCTTCATCACCTTCACGGAGGCCATGACCCTCTTCCCGGCCTCCCCGTTCTGGTCCGTCCTCTTCTTCCTCATGCTGCTGAACCTGGGGCTGAGCACCATGCTGGGCAACATGCAGGGCATCCTCACCCCCCTGCTGGACCGTTACCCCCTCCTGCAGCGCCGCGCCACCCTCTTCACCGGTAcggcggggccggggcccgggCCAGGGGAGCACCGCGGGGACCTGCACATGGGGGGCTTTGCACATGAATGGGGGAAGATTTCTGGGGTGTCAGGCTCTGCCCCACCAgtgctgcagggcctgggaccCCCACGTCCCCCGTCTCTGCCCTAGAGCTGCTAGTTGTCCGGTTTTCACTGCCGATCGGCCATTAATAATCCGGGCAGCGGGGCTGAGGCTCACTCCCTGCGGCTCCCGGAAACGGCCACCAGATCCCTGCAGCCCCAAGGCGCCCGGGTGGCCAGTGCCGGCTCCACGCGCAGCTCGCGTCCCCCCCCCGTCCCGGctccgcggctcccattggccgggaatcgcAACGGGAACTAGGAGCTATGGGGGCAACGCCTGTGGACACAGGGGCAGCACgaggagcctccctggccacctgagcacccaggggctgcaggaacctgatggctgcttccaggagccatggtAAGTGCTGAcgggaccccaaccccctggcccagcctggagcccgTAGCCCttctcgcaccccaacccccatcccagcctggagccccctcctgcaccccaaaccctgtgaCAGGTTcgatcacagagacccccttggggctgccacctgatgtgctgaagttACCCCTGAGCccgtttccctgccagcctgggactccagaaccctgccttgttgagccagacgcGCCGGCCTGCTGCATCCCAGAGCCAGGCTCTGAACCACGTTCCCAGAGCGGCAGACTGAACCGAAACCAGCTTAGAAAGTGCTCCtgactccagcacccagacacccagctcccaatgggatccaaaccccaaatcaatccgttttaccctggataaagcttagacagggtaaactcataaattgtccaccctctataacaccgcTAGAGAGAGATGCAGCTGCTCGCTCTAgcgggtattaatcacttactctgggtcaattaataagcaaaagtgactttattaagtcagttgtcctggttgctgggagccatcaagatcccaaaccaccattaatggcccccactttgcataattacaggaGGCCCTCAGAGCGATAGTTCATCTTTCTcgcttcagatacaagagtgacacattcatacaaataggacgACCACACTCATAACCTTTGTGCTGGTGCCTTCCAAGAGACCTTTTCCACGGagcatattccagttgcatcCTATTCACACTCCTAAGCATATTTCCGTAAAACCTTATGGATTGCAGagcccccttccagagcctgcaccccctcccgcaccccaaccccgtgccccagcccggagctgcctccttcaccccaaacccctcatctccagccagagccctccccaccccgctgcccCAGGTACGTGGGAGTCCCAGACtcgctctccccgccccccagtgctgtgctgtggggggaTGTGGGGGTCCCAGACTCTCCCCCctttcccagtgctgggatgtGGGGGTCCCagactctcccccctcccccagtgctgtgctgtggggggaCGTGGGGGTCTCAGGCTCTCCCCCctttcccagtgctgggatgtGGGGGGTCCCAGGCTctccccctccattccccagtgctgtgctgtggggggaCGTGGGGGTCCCAGGCTCTCTCCCCCCAGTACTGTGCTGTGGGGGaatgtgggggtcccaggctctccccccttccccagtgctgtgctgtggggggaTGTGGGGGTCTCAGGCtcgctctccccgccccccagtgctgtgctgtggggggaTGTGGGGGTCTCAGGCtcgctctccccgccccccagtgctgtgctgtggggggaTGTGGGGGTCCCAGACTCTCCCCCctttcccagtgctgggatgtGGGGGGTCCCAGACTCTCTCcccccagggctgtgctgtggggggaTGTGGGGGTCCCAgactctccccccttccccagtgctgtgctgtggggggaTGTGGGGGTCCCAGACTCTCCCCCctttcccagtgctgggatgtggggggtcccagactctctctctctctctccccccccagggCTGTGCTGCCTCGTCGGGTTCCTGCTGGGGCTGATATTTGTGCAGCGCTCGGGCAGCTACTTCGTCTCCATGTTTGACGACTACTCGGCCACCCTGCCCCTGGTGGCCGTCGTGGCCTGCGAGGCCGTGTCCGTGGCCTGGGTCTACGGGGCAGACAGGTacccgccccccttccccctaGGGGTctttccctcccctgcctgcccccccccccccggggcctggGCCTAGGCCTATGGGGAGACAGGTGCCTGCCCCATAGCTCCCCCCCGGGGGtcctttccctccctgcctggccccctgccccaccctcgcCGGGACCCTACCCGTCCACCTGGGGCCCCGCTCTATGGGGTGCACAGGtgccccccaaggccctgcctcccATTCCCCTGGAGCCCCGGTCCCCACTGGGCCCAACCCCTGAACCCCTGCAGCCTACGGGCCTTTGCCCTCCCCCCTGTGGCCTGGCTccatggggggggctggggagccccaggctcgcccccctccccccccccccgcagctgaCCCCTGCCCCCCGCAGGTTCCTGGCGGAGGTGGAGAACATGCTGGGTTGGAAGCCCTGGCGGACGGGCTGGCGGCCCTGGCGGCTCTATGGCTACATGTGGCGTTACGGCAGCCTGCTGGCcatgctggggctgctgctggccagcCTGGGGCAGATCTGCCTCAGCCCCCCCACCTACCAGGCCTGGGACCAGGTGCAGGTGAGACCCCCCCGTGGGCAGGGAGCCGGGGCAGAGGGCCCATGGTCAGGGCTGGGCGGGGAGCTGGATTAGAGGGGCCTGCGGGGCTgtttggggagcaggggcagaggaacctgtgggttgggaccgggcggggagccaggacgccgGGTTAAATGGGGCCTGTGGGTCGGGGCTGGCCGGGACCCCGGAGGAGATGGGACCGGTGGGTCGGGTCCGGGCGGGGAGCCGGGATCCCAGAGGAGATGGGCCCGCGGGTCGGGTCCGGGCGGGGAGCCGGGACGCCGGAGTAGAGGGGCCCGGGGGTCGGgtccgggctgggagccggggcagAGGGGACCGCGGGTCGGGTCCGGGCGGGGAGCCGGGATGCCGGAGTAGATGGGCCTGCGGGTTGGGTCCGGGCGGGAGCCGACGCCGGAGGAGGGGCCCGCGGGTCGGGTCCGGCGGGAGCCGGGACGCTGGGGCGGAGGGGGCCCGCGGTCGGGTCCGGGCGGGAGCCGACGCCGGGGCGGAGGGGCCCGCGGGTTGGGTCGGGGCGGGGAGCCGGGACGCCGGAGTAGAGGGGCCCGCGGGTCGGGTCCGGGCGGGGAGCCGGGACGCCGGAGTAGAGGGGCCCGCGGGTCGGGTCCGGGCGGGGAGCCGGGGCGGAGGGGCCCGCGGGTCGGGTCCGGGCGGGGAGCCGGGACGCCGGGGCGGAGGGGCCCGCGGGTCGGGTCCGGGCGGGGAGCCGGGAcgccggggtagatgggccctgGCAGGTTTGACCCTCGGCCTCTCTCGCAGGCGGAGGAGACGCGGGTGCCGTATCCGCCCTGGGCTCTGGCCATGCTGATCTTGCTCATCGTCGTGGCCACCCTGCCCATCCCCGTGCTCTACGTCCGGCAGCTGGTGTGGGAGAGGCAGGCGCGGcgctgccagcagggggcgcccccCAGAGCGgagccggaggaggaggaggcggagagcCCGGCTGACCCCGAGTGCTCGGCCAATGGGTACCTGCCCGTCCGCACCGAGGAGCCCCCCCGGGCTGGGGCCTCCCTACTGGGGGGGCCAAACTAATGGGGGGATACGAGGGGGTAGAGGTCAAAGGTCATTGGAGGGGAGCATCTGTGACCCCTCCCCTTGGGTGGGGCTGGCTCCCCATGGTGTGGGCTCCCCTGCCCAGGGTGGGCACTGGGCTCGATTGGTGGAGCTGGGAGAGAGCCAAGGACTCCTATTGGTGGGTTGAAAGAAGGCGCCTTCTCTGATTGGTGGAGGGAGAAGCACTGCTCACTTGGCACCCAGagccaaaggaccaataagggaaggaAGAACAAAGCAACCCCCGAGTGGTGCACCCATGCGGCGGAGCAGCCTCTGATTGGTGGACTGAGGGGGAGACCAACCTGCAGTGGagggtccccccacccccttctctctaCTTTGCACTCGGGGCGGCCATGTTGTTCCCTTGGCGTTGCCTAGAGGCGGCCATCTTGTCTTCCTCCCAAGGCCGCCCGTGCCCcgctgaggccttcttagaaacgTGGGGCTAACTAACCCCTCTCCTGGCGGGGCTGGagccaccagcccccccccccccatgccaagCCTGGCCTAGCCGGGCCCCACACAAGTGCCTAAGCCTCTGGGGTAGACAGGGGCGTCCATTGCCAAGATATGGGGCCAGATTTCGTTGTTGGGGGCCAGGCCATTGACAGCCACAGCCCGAGGCCCCCCCATGCTGCCGCCCATCTCGCCAATGACGGTTGATGGGCAGGTTCATCCTGCCGGGaagacggggtggggggtggggcgtcTGCCCCATAGCGTGTGCGGGGAAACGTGTACGATCGGGGCGCGTCTAGGGTAGACTCGACCCACGTGGCACGGGAGGCCTGGTGAGCCCAGCTGCTGTTTACACCAGTTGCTGCAACGACGTGGAGGCTCCAGCTGCTGGGTTGGGCTGAGGGCAGCTGCTGTCTACACTAATGGTAGCAACAGTGacgtgggggagcaggggctggggggctgcctgGCCCTGCTGGGTCTGTCTCCCACGTTGCACTGCCCTGAACTCGGAGGGGCGGCAGTCGGACACCTGGGGCCTCTTTTTAAAGGGAAAGTTGCCACAATGCTGCTGGTCCTGGTGTGTTttggtgggctgtggggtgggtctTATTCCCCCTCCTGCTAACAGGGGGAGGCCTCACCCCATAGGATCCAGGACTAAGAACAGAGAGGGGCTGAGCCCCATAGAATTAATGTATTGTCATCTAGCCATTCCCCATCCATCCCTCACGCCATCTGTCATCCAATCCTCATCTATCCACCCCCCTTGGctccattcccctcctccccctgccccaaggtgCCTCGTTAGCTCTCCTGGGCTCAGCCCTTCTCTGCGTCTGACCCACCGGCCCTGGAACAAGAAGATTCTGTCTGACAGACACTACCAGACTTATCCAACAGCCACAATGGTACGtacggggagggggctgggccaggcctccggactcctgggttcaattctggccaccagctcccctgccttgctgggcctcagttttccccatctgtaaaatgggggttgTGCTTCCTTATACATTTCTCAGAGCAGGGGATCTCGCTGGGGTACTAAGCAGTGGGGGGGTGGTATCTGGAAATCTCTTGCCCACTCTGGGAGCTCTCGCTGGCCCGCAGGTGCCAGGGGTGGGCTGGAGTTCCCCGGGAGGATGGGGAACCACAGCCCCTCAGCAGGTGTGTGCAGGAGGGTGTGTCACTGACTGTATTGTTTTCATGGTGCTGTTCTTGCCTGAAGAATAAAGGTGTTTTGTTCATGCCGAGCGGGGTGGTGATTGCGAGCCTGTGGGGAGTGACAAGAGGGTGGGCGCTGGCCTgctctgccagcctgggcaccAGGGAGCTGCAGGTGATGGTGGAGGAGCCACGCGTGGCACCCTCGCTAGGTCGTGGGGGGAGATACGGGTGCAGCAGCTCTGCCCCAGTACCCCTGGGGGCAAGGTGCTGGCTGCTCCCTGGCGATATGCCACAGCATGCGGGTGGCACCAGCTGTGCAGCCCTGGCACCCCACACTGGCACTGCTCCGTCGTGCCAGCGGGGCAATGGAGCGGGACTGACGCCTGCCTCTTGCGGTGCACGGGCGTGTGGCTGAGGCCCTTGTCTGCAATGCCTGCAGCATGGCCCCGAGCCGGGCGGGTCTCGTCCCCAGGGCTCACGGCGCAGGTCCCCGGCTGGGTGGGTCTCGTCCCCAGGGCTCACGGCGCGGCCCCCGGCCTGGCGGGTCTCGTCCCCAGGGCTCACGGTGCAGGTCCCCGAGCCGGGCGGGTCTCGTCCCCAGGGCTCACGGCGCAGGTCCCCGGCTGGGTGGGTCTCGTCCCCAGGGCTCACGGCGCAGCCCCTGGCCGGGCGGGTCTCGTCCCCAGGGCTCACGGCGCAGGTCCCCGGCTGGGTGGGTCTCGTTCCTGGTGCTcacagggcagcccccagccggGCGGGTCTCGtccccagggctcacggggcgGCCCCCGGCCTGGCGCGTCTCATCCGTGGGCTCACGGGGCAGCCCCGGGCCGGGCGGGTCTCGTCCCCAGGGCTCACGGTGCAGGTCCCCGAGCCGGGCGGGTCTCGTCCCCGGGGCTcatggggcagcccccagcctggcgGGTCTCGTCCCCAGGGCTCACGGCGCAGGTCCCCGGCCGGGCGCGTCTCGTCCCCGGGGCTCACGGGGCAGGTCCCTGAGCCGGGTGGGTCTCGTCCCCGGGGCTCACGGCGCAGGCCCCCGGCTGGGTGGGTCTCGTTCCCGGTGCTCACGGGGCGGCCCCCAGCTGGGTGGGTCTCGTTCCCAGTGCTCACGGGGCAGCCCCCGGCCTGGCGGGTCTCGTCCCCGGGGCTCACGGGGCGGCCCCCGGCCGGGCGGGTCTCGTCCCCGGGCTCACGGCGCGCCCCCAGCCTGGCGGGTCTCGCCCCGGGCTCACGGCAGGTCCCGCCGGGCGGGTCTCGTCCCCAGGGCTCACGGCGCAGCCCCTGGCCGGGCGCGTCTCATCCCCGGGGCTCACGGGGCGGCCCCCAGCCTGGTGGGTCTTGTCCCGGGGCTCATGGCGCAGCCCCCGGCCGGGCGGGTCTCGTCCCCAGGGGTCACGGGGTGGCCCCCGGCCTGGCGGGTCTCGTCCCTGGGGCTCACGGTGCAGGTCCCCGAGCCAGGCGGGTCTCGTCCCCGGGGCTCACGGGGCGGCCCCCGAGCCGGGCGGGTCTCGTCCCCGGGGCTCACGGGGCAGCCCCCAGCCGGGCGCGTCTCGTCCCCGGGCTCATGGGGCAGGGGACATGCGTGGGCTGTGGAAGGGGCACAGAAGGGATTGGGTCAGAGGGAGGGTCACAAAGGGGTCCGAAggtcagggctgggtcagaggtcgcagggcaatgggggcagggttAGAGGTCACATGGGATGGGGGCGCAGGGAAGGTCATATGGGTTGGGGTCAGAGGTCATGGAGAGGGTCACATGGAGTGGGGGGTCACAGAGGGGTCATAGGAAGGTCAGGACTGGGCCACAGGGGTCAGAGGTCATGGGTCACATGAATGGCAGTGTGGGGCCAAAGGGGTCAGAGGTCACAGGCCTCCACTCGTCTCTCTGTCCCTTTAAGCCTCCCAGTATGTGACGTCACTTCCTGGTGCTCCCCCCGCCGGCTCCCTTCCGCGCGCGTGACGCGAGGATACGTCACTGCCCCCATCTCTACCCGTGACCCCCCGgctccgccccctcccgcccGCGCGGGTCACGTGAGCCCGGCGGGCTGCGGTCACGTGGGGGCGGCGATGGCGGCGGCTCTGGGCGGGGAGAGCGAGAGCGGCCGCGGGGGAGGCGgtgagcggggggcggggctcggacgcctgggtcccctcgggggtgggggagcccgaACTCCTGGGTCccctcgggggtggggaggggctcggagcccggacgcctgggttccctctgggatggggaggggctcggagcccggacgcctgggtcccctcgggggtggggctggggcgggagcccggacgcctgggtcccctcgggggtgggggagcccgaACTCCGGGGTCCcctcggggtggggctggggtgggagcccGAACGCCTGGGTcctcggggtggggctggggtggagcccggacgcctgggtcccctcgggggtggggctggggcgggagcccggacgcctgggtcccctcgggggtggggctggggcgggagcccggacgcctgggtcccctcccGGGTGGGCGCCGGGAGCCCCTCTGTTCCCGTGTGACGGGGGCTCCGGGCCCGGGTCTCTCTGTGCAGGGGCCACGTCGGATCAAATCCTGCAGACGGGAGCGGTTCTGCTGCAGGggtgagcggggctgggggcaggtacGGGGCGGTGTCGCGGGGGCAGGGGTGTCGGGGGTTGGGGCTGTGTTGTGGGGCTGGGGTTCAGGTacggggctggtgggggggcgTGTCACGGGGCTGGGGGTTCAGGGATGGAGCTGTgtcggggaggagggacagggctGTGTCGGGGGTTGGGGCTGTGTCGCAGGGCTGGGGTTCAGGTACGGGGCTGCTGGGGGTGTCACGGGGCTGGGGTTCAGGTATGGAGCTGTgtcggggaggagggacagggctGTGTTGGGGTTGGGGCTGTGTCgcggggttgggggctcaggtaCGTTGCTGTGTCGAGGGGGGCAGAGCCCTGtcgcagggctgggggttgggggccgtgtcgggggggttgggggttcaggTATGGGGCTGTGTTGAGGGGGGCAGAGCCCTGtcgcagggctgggggttgggggctgcgTCTCGGCCCCTGACGCCCCGCTGACCCCGTCCCCCCGCGGCAGGTTCATCCGGGACCGGGTCCAGCGCTGCGGGGACTCCCAGGCTGTGGAGCTGAgccgggcagagctgggggggccggAGCCCCCCCTCTGCGACGAGAACACCAAGCGGCTCAGCGAGTGCCTGCGGCGGATCGGGGACGAGCTCGACAGCAACGCCGAGCTGCAGAGGTGGGGGCCACCCCCCCATCTCGCCCCCTGCCCCATCTGGTTCCAGGGGGCGCTACGGCCTCGGGCAGCCCCagcagagcccccctccccaccggACTCCTGGGTCCGTCTCTCTGCCCTGGGCAGCCTCCAACCTTGCCTGtctgcctgccccagctcccttgggTCCCCCTGCTCCATCACCCCCCCCACATCCACCCCCAGGCAAGTCTGGACCCTCCCTGACTCCAGCTGCCCCCTCGTCCACATTAACCCTTCCccacgtggggaaactgaggcaggcggGCTCACCTCTTCGTCCCCTCTTCCTCTGGGGCGGCAGGTTTGTCCCCCTCACCCCGGCAGTCAGCGGGATCTGTTCCTCCCCCCCGGCCTGGCTCTAACCCTCTGTCCCCCGCAGTATGATTGACCGGGTGGGGGCCCACGCCCCCAAGGAAGTCTTCTTCCGCGTGGCCGCCGAGATGTTCTCCGACGGGACCTTCAACTGGGGCCGGGTCGTGGCGCTTTTCTACTTCGCCTGCAAGCTGGTGCTCAAGGTGGGGCGGCTGGGAGACCCCTCCCCTTCCTACCCCCAGCTGTGAAacctttgcccccccccactgccctctgcttcctctccccagcccttttcaccccctcccctggctgtgagacccctctccttgctcccccccagctgtgaaacccctgcccccccatggctctctcccgcccccagcctttttcatcctccctccccctggctgtgagacccctccccttcctcccccccagctGTGAAACCCCTGCCCCCTGTACAGCCCCAGCTGTCCGTCCCCTCCTGAatatgctcccccaccccccacgggGTCAGCAGCCGCCCTGACCCTGctgcccccctcttcccccaggcgCTGTGCCCCAAGGTCCCCGAGCTGGTACGGACCATCGTGGGCTGGACGTTGGAGTATCTCCGGGATCATGTGCTGGCCTGGATCCAAGCCCAGGGAGGATGGGTGAGTCCAGCCAGCAccgccctccctccatcccccgtTACCCCCCAGGCTGCATGCAAATGAGGCACTCTCCTAATTTGCATAGCTAGCGAAGGTACCTGAGTCGTTTGTGTGACCGGGTGCCACCGCCAAAGCCGGTGGGTTATTCTACAGTTAGATTCACCAAACCGGTAACGAAACGGCTTCTAGCGACTGAAAACCAAATTACCATTGAGCTCAGGTTCTCCCAGCCCCCAGGAATCATTCGCGCCCCCCCGGTCAGCCTGTGTCCCGGACCGTCCCCGAACCCCTGCTGCCGGCCCATCCTCCACTTCTAACGGGGGGTCAGGAACCACGACCCTTGGGGCGGGTTCCCGGCAGGGCCGGGACAGGCTGCCGGCTCGCGGCGTCTCTCCGGGGAcacgcaggggctgggcagggcccctCGCTCCATAGCTCAGAACGCTCCGCGGGCCGGAGAATCAGCGACACGCTGGAGACGTCTCCGGGGTCTTTTATGTCCTCGGCCACGGGCCTGAACCCGGCCCCGAGCATGGAAAGTCACCGGCCAGGCTGGAGGCCGGGTCACAGGGCCCCGAGCTGTTTTGCTGATGGCCGAGGAGCTGCTGGGCTGACGGGGGTGGGTGTAAACTGCCCTGTGTGtgtcgttccccccccccccccccccgaaacaaACCCAGCCGGGATACCAACGCAGAGCCAGTGTGTCCAGTGACCGCCTAGAgctccgccccaccccaccccaccccactcccctgcaagggccagggagagaacccaggagtcctggctcctagtgTCTTCTCCCCGCTCttaccactagaccccactctcctcccacagttggggagagaacccaggagtcctggcccccagcccccccactccttcccaccctaccaccactagaccccactcccctgcaaggtccagggagagaacccaggagtcctggcccccagcccagtTCCAAACGCACTAGACTGTGCTGCCTCCCAAACCCGTTGTGTGgcgctggccccaccccagagccagccgcatgtCAGCCTCGTTCATATGACGGTTCAGTGGTGCCCTttgctctcacccccacccccaggacggCCTCCTCTCCTACTTCGGCACGCCCACCTGGCAGACCATCACCATCTTCGCCGCCGGCGTGCTCACCGCCTCCCTCACCATCTGGAAGATGTCGTAGGGCGGGGTTGGGGTGTGCTCCGCGGCACCCCACGTCTGGCCGGACtgcgctgggctccccgggggCTGGCTCCCCTCGTCCAGCCTCGCTCCCTCCCCAATTCTCGGTGCCTTGTGCTCAACTCGGAACAAACCTCTCGGGACCCCGCGCTGCGCCTCCCGGATGGGGACCGACGTCTGGGGACACGGCCGCTCCGTGGGGCGGGACGCCCTCCTGCATCTGGGCAGAGACTTGAGAGGCCTTGAGCTCCACCCGGGGCTGGTCGGCGTTTAACTTCCTGGCGGGCTGGCTGCCTGCGGGAATCCTGAGCCGAGGTCGCGGGGGCCAGAGCTGGTTCCGGGAGCTGAACTCGGGCCGAGGTCGCGGGGGCCGGAGCCGGTTCTGGCACCGGGGGCTGAACTCAGACCGAGGTCGGGGGGATC includes:
- the LOC120388365 gene encoding apoptosis regulator BAX-like isoform X1, whose amino-acid sequence is MAAALGGESESGRGGGGATSDQILQTGAVLLQGFIRDRVQRCGDSQAVELSRAELGGPEPPLCDENTKRLSECLRRIGDELDSNAELQSMIDRVGAHAPKEVFFRVAAEMFSDGTFNWGRVVALFYFACKLVLKALCPKVPELVRTIVGWTLEYLRDHVLAWIQAQGGWDGLLSYFGTPTWQTITIFAAGVLTASLTIWKMS
- the LOC120388365 gene encoding apoptosis regulator BAX-like isoform X2; this translates as MGRGSEPGRLGPLGGATSDQILQTGAVLLQGFIRDRVQRCGDSQAVELSRAELGGPEPPLCDENTKRLSECLRRIGDELDSNAELQSMIDRVGAHAPKEVFFRVAAEMFSDGTFNWGRVVALFYFACKLVLKALCPKVPELVRTIVGWTLEYLRDHVLAWIQAQGGWDGLLSYFGTPTWQTITIFAAGVLTASLTIWKMS